The following proteins come from a genomic window of Pseudochaenichthys georgianus chromosome 17, fPseGeo1.2, whole genome shotgun sequence:
- the crsp7 gene encoding mediator of RNA polymerase II transcription subunit 26, producing MTTVSATPQQMRDRLVQAIDSHSNICNMVAVMEVISGLEKYPITKEALEETRLGKLINDVRKKTKNEDLAKRAKKLLKAWQKLIEPGPAVPTSTPGSTNGSSHPCRTDAAPPDISVSGKGVPEVKIRNDVHNTYSPKAEKSSSRKRRAENRDSGVHLPEKKPKLSSFDNSVSPPSTNGIAGSPDTLLDQQVVPSPDRSRIEHLDNDKINRIPVNAVKPRPSSPGVAKLPSTSSMIKAAVMQQQARLDEGGGGYNQAKSPRGLTTSPRSMKQDTVTKRSSAYATKGTPIPSPSSRDSPLSFSQPVSSPAQASCAEKLPHSSHRSSMHWASPSEVPSHFPPQEISATLESPTVSLSPSHPQHNSELHRPPSEVTVSVSDDTDGTPVPNSEHKRRKYRSRDYAVNLDGQKIEDTTKPVRLKERRLTFDPVTGQIKHLVHKEPSQTEEAPTPEPAESRQRTESTVQPPAVLTPVPALALAPAPAPGPGPHPFHQTNWKELSRNEIIQSYLNLQSNVLTSSGVQAPSAHFFMAEYLKREEQDIKDSRKIHVLQTNNPVGDLPGISREVTDGDLDRIQTQHWPGVNGCNDTEGAWYDWTDCISLDPHGDESKLNILPYVCLD from the exons ATGACAACGGTCTCAGCAACCCCGCAGCAGATGAGGGACCGGCTGGTGCAGGCCATCGACAGTCACAGCAAT ATATGCAATATGGTGGCTGTAATGGAGGTTATATCCGGTCTTGAAAAGTATCCTATCACCAAAGAAGCACTTGAG GAAACTCGACTAGGAAAATTGATTAACGATGTGAGAAAGAAGACCAAGAATGAAGACCTTGCTAAGCGTGCTAAGAAACTGTTAAAGGCCTGGCAAAAGCTGATTGAACCTGGGCCAGCTGTACCGACCAGCACCCCCGGTTCTACCAATGGAAGTTCTCATCCCTGCAGAACGGATGCCGCTCCTCCGGACATTTCTGTGTCTGGGAAGGGTGTCCCTGAAGTCAAAATCAGAAACGATGTTCACAACACATACTCTCCAAAAGCTGAAAAATCAAGCAGCCGCAAACGCAGAGCAGAAAACAGAGACAGTGGAGTGCACTTACCAGAAAAAAAACCCAAGTTGTCCTCGTTTGATAACTCTGTTTCCCCACCATCCACCAATGGCATTGCAGGCAGCCCTGACACCCTGCTTGACCAGCAAGTCGTCCCGTCTCCTGACAGATCTCGGATAGAGCACCTTGataatgataaaataaatcGAATTCCAGTCAATGCTGTCAAGCCTCGTCCCAGCTCCCCAGGGGTGGCCAAACTACCTAGCACTTCCTCTATGATCAAGGCTGCTGTGATGCAGCAACAGGCCAGATTGGATGAAGGAGGCGGAGGGTATAATCAAGCCAAAAGTCCTCGTGGCCTCACTACCAGTCCAAGGAGCATGAAGCAAGACACGGTGACCAAGCGCTCCTCAGCATATGCAACTAAAGGAACACCTATCCCAAGCCCTTCCTCTAGGGACTCTCCTTTGTCTTTTTCCCAGCCTGTATCCTCACCAGCCCAAGCATCTTGCGCCGAGAAGCTACCACATTCTTCTCATAGGTCTTCAATGCACTGGGCCAGTCCGTCAGAAGTCCCCTCTCATTTCCCACCTCAAGAAATATCTGCCACATTGGAATCCCCAACAGTCTCCCTCTCACCCTCTCACCCCCAACACAACTCAGAACTGCACAGACCGCCATCTGAGGTCACCGTGTCTGTATCTGATGACACGGATGGGACACCAGTTCCAAACTCGGAGCATAAAAGGAGGAAGTACAGATCAAGAGACTACGCTGTCAACCTAGATGGCCAGAAAATAGAGGACACGACTAAACCTGTAAGGTTAAAAGAACGCAGGTTAACGTTTGACCCTGTCACTGGTCAGATCAAACATCTGGTACATAAAGAACCTTCTCAAACAGAGGAAGCCCCCACTCCTGAACCTGCTGAATCTAGGCAGAGAACTGAAAGCACTGTACAACCGCCCGCTGTCCTTACCCCAGTCCCAGCCCTGGCTCTGGCCCCTGCTCCAGCCCCAGGTCCCGGCCCTCACCCTTTTCATCAGACAAACTGGAAAGAGCTGTCCAGAAATGAAATCATCCAGTCCTACTTGAACCTCCAGAGCAATGTGCTTACCTCCTCTGGGGTCCAGGCTCCTAGTGCACACTTTTTCATGGCGGAGTATCTGAAAAGGGAAGAACAGGATATCAAGGACTCACGGAAGATACATGTTTTGCAGACAAACAACCCAGTAGGGGATTTACCAGGCATAAGCCGGGAGGTGACGGACGGGGATCTGGACAGAATACAAACACAGCACTGGCCGGGCGTTAACGGTTGTAATGACACCGAGGGTGCCTGGTATGATTGGACAGATTGCATATCATTGGACCCTCATGGGGATGAAAGCAAATTGAACATCCTGCCATACGTTTGCCTAGACTGA